In Deinococcus sedimenti, a single genomic region encodes these proteins:
- a CDS encoding 3'-5' exonuclease, with the protein MNVVVFDLETTGLSPERDGIVEIGAVRIVDGQVDETQRYETLVRPTTADGHQMLIPWRAEKVHGISNDMVRASPTIHEVLPEFLEFVNGWPVVAHNIGFDAGFMRANATRAGLNWNPQAEYCTVQLSRRAFPRERAHNLTVLAERLGLNFAPGGRHRSFGDVQVTAQAYLRLMELLRKA; encoded by the coding sequence GTGAATGTTGTCGTGTTCGACCTGGAAACCACGGGCCTCTCGCCGGAACGCGACGGCATCGTCGAGATCGGCGCCGTCCGCATCGTGGACGGGCAGGTCGACGAGACGCAACGTTACGAGACCCTGGTGCGCCCCACCACCGCCGACGGGCACCAGATGCTGATCCCCTGGCGTGCTGAGAAGGTGCACGGCATCAGCAACGACATGGTCCGCGCCTCTCCGACCATCCACGAGGTCCTCCCGGAATTCCTGGAGTTCGTGAACGGCTGGCCCGTCGTGGCGCACAACATCGGCTTCGACGCCGGGTTCATGCGCGCCAACGCCACCCGCGCGGGCCTGAACTGGAACCCGCAGGCGGAGTACTGCACCGTGCAACTCTCGCGCCGCGCCTTCCCCCGTGAACGCGCGCACAACCTGACGGTGCTGGCCGAGCGACTGGGCCTGAACTTCGCGCCCGGCGGCCGCCACCGCTCCTTCGGGGACGTGCAGGTCACCGCGCAGGCCTACCTGCGCCTGATGGAACTGCTGCGCAAGGCCTGA
- a CDS encoding O-acetylhomoserine aminocarboxypropyltransferase/cysteine synthase family protein produces the protein MAHKFETLQVHAGQKPDPTTGAQQTPIYPTNSYVFQSPEHAADLFGLRQFGNIYSRIMNPTNAVFEDRVAALEGGVGALAVASGHAAQFLAITNVAQAGDNIVSSPNLYGGTVNQFRVTLKRLGIEVRFTSRDERPEEFTALIDDRTRAVYLETIGNPALNIPDFEAIAAAAHAQGVAVIVDNTFGAGGYYCQPLKHGADVVLHSASKWIGGHGNGIGGVIVDGGTFDWGNGRYPLMTEPSPSYHGLNFWETFGAGNPLGLPNVAFIIRARTEGLRDLGPTLAPQQAWQFLQGLETLSLRAERHAQNALALASWLAAHPDVARVTYPGLSNHPHFDRAQHYLPRGAGAVLTFELRGGRAAGEAFIRSVALAQHVANVGDTRTLVIHPASTTHSQLEDAAQRAAGVTPGLVRVSVGIEHIDDIREDFAQALAAALVEAGDAALGDA, from the coding sequence ATGGCGCACAAGTTCGAAACGTTGCAGGTTCACGCCGGGCAGAAACCCGACCCCACCACGGGCGCCCAGCAGACGCCCATCTACCCCACGAACAGTTACGTGTTCCAGTCCCCGGAGCACGCGGCGGACCTGTTCGGCCTGCGGCAGTTCGGGAACATCTACAGCCGGATCATGAACCCCACGAACGCCGTGTTCGAGGACCGCGTCGCGGCGCTCGAGGGTGGCGTGGGTGCGCTGGCGGTCGCCAGTGGGCACGCCGCGCAGTTCCTGGCGATCACGAACGTCGCGCAGGCGGGGGATAACATCGTGTCCAGCCCGAACCTGTACGGCGGGACCGTGAACCAGTTCCGCGTGACGCTGAAGCGCCTCGGGATAGAGGTGCGCTTCACCAGCCGCGACGAGCGCCCCGAGGAATTCACCGCGCTGATCGACGACCGCACCCGCGCCGTGTACCTGGAGACCATCGGGAACCCCGCGCTGAACATCCCGGACTTCGAGGCGATCGCGGCCGCCGCGCACGCGCAGGGCGTCGCGGTGATCGTGGACAACACCTTCGGCGCCGGTGGGTACTACTGCCAGCCTCTCAAGCACGGCGCGGACGTGGTCCTGCACTCGGCCAGCAAGTGGATCGGCGGGCACGGCAACGGGATCGGCGGCGTGATCGTGGACGGCGGCACCTTCGACTGGGGCAACGGCCGCTACCCACTCATGACCGAACCTAGCCCCAGCTACCACGGGCTGAACTTCTGGGAGACCTTCGGCGCGGGCAACCCGCTGGGCCTGCCGAACGTGGCGTTCATCATCCGCGCCCGCACCGAGGGCCTGCGCGACCTGGGCCCCACCCTGGCCCCGCAGCAGGCGTGGCAGTTCCTGCAGGGCCTGGAAACCCTGAGCCTGCGCGCCGAACGCCACGCGCAGAACGCCCTGGCGCTGGCGTCGTGGCTGGCGGCGCACCCGGACGTGGCCCGAGTGACCTACCCCGGCCTGAGCAATCACCCGCACTTCGACCGCGCGCAGCATTACCTGCCGCGCGGGGCAGGCGCGGTGCTGACCTTCGAACTGCGCGGCGGGCGCGCGGCGGGCGAGGCGTTCATTCGTTCGGTCGCGCTGGCGCAGCACGTGGCGAACGTCGGCGACACCCGAACGCTGGTCATCCACCCGGCCAGCACCACGCACAGCCAGCTGGAGGACGCCGCGCAGCGCGCCGCCGGGGTCACGCCCGGACTGGTGCGCGTGTCGGTGGGCATCGAGCACATCGACGACATCCGCGAGGACTTCGCGCAGGCGCTGGCCGCCGCACTAGTCGAGGCCGGTGACGCGGCCCTGGGAGACGCGTGA
- a CDS encoding homoserine O-acetyltransferase family protein, with translation MTALTHPTTPTMPLSAPDDTPERCHAEERPRLRVARLFRTQPLLLDCGLPVSDVRLAYHTYGQPQETATLVLHALTGTSAVHEWWPDFLGKGKPLDTGRDYVICANVLGGCAGSSGPADLPTLNGQDAPLTLRDLACAGRALLDHLGVKRVRIVGGSMGGMLAYAWLLECPDLVEKAVIIGAPARHSPWAIGLNTAARSAIRAAPGGEGLKVARQIAMLSYRSPESFAATQSGQRQGVPAITSYLHHQGEKLHARFCERTYVTLTGAMDAFQPSDAELRTIRTPVLAVGISSDQLYPAAEVQASAALLPHAQYVELNSIHGHDAFLMDAGDLPEQVSTFLKS, from the coding sequence GTGACCGCCCTGACGCACCCCACCACCCCCACCATGCCCCTGAGCGCACCGGACGACACGCCCGAACGATGTCACGCCGAGGAACGCCCCCGACTGCGGGTCGCGCGGCTGTTCCGCACCCAGCCGCTGCTGCTCGACTGCGGCCTGCCCGTCAGTGACGTGCGCCTCGCCTACCACACCTACGGCCAGCCGCAGGAGACCGCGACGCTGGTCCTCCACGCCCTGACCGGTACGAGCGCCGTGCACGAGTGGTGGCCGGACTTCCTGGGCAAAGGGAAACCCCTGGATACAGGGCGGGACTACGTGATCTGCGCGAACGTCCTGGGCGGCTGCGCGGGCAGCAGCGGCCCCGCCGACCTGCCCACCCTGAACGGCCAGGACGCCCCGCTGACCCTGCGCGACCTGGCCTGCGCGGGCCGCGCCCTGCTGGACCACCTGGGCGTGAAACGCGTGCGGATCGTGGGTGGCAGCATGGGCGGCATGCTCGCGTACGCGTGGCTGCTCGAATGCCCCGACCTCGTGGAGAAGGCCGTGATCATCGGCGCCCCCGCCCGCCACTCCCCGTGGGCGATCGGGCTGAACACCGCTGCCCGCAGCGCCATCCGCGCCGCGCCCGGCGGGGAGGGGCTGAAGGTCGCGCGGCAGATCGCCATGCTCTCCTACCGCAGCCCCGAGAGTTTCGCCGCCACCCAGAGCGGGCAGCGGCAGGGCGTCCCCGCCATCACGTCCTACCTGCACCACCAGGGCGAGAAACTCCACGCGCGCTTCTGCGAACGCACCTACGTCACCCTGACCGGCGCGATGGACGCCTTCCAGCCCAGCGACGCCGAACTGCGTACCATCCGCACGCCCGTCCTGGCTGTCGGGATCAGCAGCGACCAGCTGTACCCGGCCGCCGAGGTGCAGGCCAGCGCCGCACTCCTCCCGCACGCGCAGTACGTGGAACTGAACAGCATCCACGGGCACGACGCGTTCCTGATGGACGCGGGCGACCTGCCGGAGCAGGTCAGCACCTTCCTGAAGAGCTGA
- a CDS encoding MOSC domain-containing protein: MTIQQAQIIAVARDGTHRFSKTPQPGITLLAGLGVQGDAHAGETVRHRSRVRADPTQPNLRQVHLIHAELLGQVAADGFRVQPADLGENITTRGLDLLALPRGTRLTFPSGAAIEVTGLRNPCAQIDAFQPGLMRRLIGTDDAGDPVFLAGVMGIVLEGGEVTPGNAVHLALPPEPHEPLRRV; the protein is encoded by the coding sequence ATGACGATCCAGCAGGCTCAGATCATCGCCGTCGCGCGGGACGGCACGCACCGCTTCAGCAAGACGCCACAGCCGGGCATCACGCTGCTGGCCGGGCTGGGCGTGCAGGGCGACGCGCACGCGGGCGAGACGGTGCGGCACCGCTCACGCGTCCGGGCGGACCCCACGCAGCCGAACCTGCGGCAGGTGCACCTGATTCACGCCGAACTGCTTGGTCAGGTCGCGGCGGACGGCTTCCGGGTGCAACCCGCTGACCTGGGGGAGAACATCACGACGCGTGGCCTGGACCTGCTGGCCCTGCCGCGCGGCACGCGTCTGACCTTCCCGTCCGGCGCGGCGATCGAGGTGACCGGGCTGCGCAATCCCTGCGCGCAGATCGACGCGTTCCAGCCGGGCCTGATGCGCCGCCTGATCGGCACGGACGACGCGGGCGACCCGGTGTTCCTCGCCGGAGTGATGGGCATCGTGCTGGAAGGCGGCGAGGTGACACCCGGTAACGCCGTCCACTTGGCGCTGCCGCCGGAACCGCACGAGCCCCTGCGGCGCGTGTAG
- a CDS encoding ribonuclease HII has protein sequence MSVPSVTPDWSYEREHWRRGYFRVAGVDEAGRGAWAGPVTVAAVILPGTAAEYPFRDSKQLSAAQREAFAAQVREVAVSWAVEHAWPDEIDRLNILGATHAAAARALARLDPPPQALVTDYLKLRTDLPLMAPPRADALSYSVAAASLLAKTERDRLMMDLDAQHPGYGFAGHKGYGAPAHRAALRDLGVSEAHRRSFAPIRALLNEPERLL, from the coding sequence ATGAGCGTGCCTTCCGTCACCCCCGACTGGTCCTATGAGCGTGAGCACTGGCGGCGCGGGTACTTCCGCGTGGCGGGCGTGGACGAGGCCGGGCGGGGCGCGTGGGCGGGTCCGGTGACGGTCGCGGCCGTGATCCTGCCGGGCACGGCGGCGGAGTACCCGTTCCGGGACAGCAAGCAGCTGAGTGCCGCGCAGCGCGAGGCGTTCGCGGCGCAGGTGCGCGAGGTCGCGGTGAGCTGGGCGGTGGAGCACGCCTGGCCGGACGAGATCGACCGGCTGAACATCCTGGGTGCCACGCACGCGGCGGCCGCCCGGGCGCTGGCACGGCTGGACCCGCCCCCGCAGGCCCTGGTCACGGATTACCTGAAGCTCCGCACGGACTTGCCCCTGATGGCACCACCCAGGGCGGACGCGCTGAGTTACTCGGTGGCCGCCGCGAGCCTGCTGGCGAAGACGGAACGGGACCGGCTGATGATGGACTTGGACGCGCAGCACCCGGGCTACGGCTTCGCGGGACACAAGGGGTACGGCGCGCCCGCCCACCGCGCGGCCCTGCGGGACCTGGGCGTCAGCGAGGCGCACCGCCGGTCCTTCGCCCCGATCCGGGCGCTGCTGAACGAACCCGAGCGGCTGCTGTAG
- the crtI gene encoding phytoene desaturase family protein has translation MTPESSPLPASSRRKTALIVGAGIGGLSLGIRLQSLGFDTTIVERLDQPGGRAYQKRTADGYVFDMGPTVITVPHFIEELFALERDKGMLAEPDYPAQILGPDARVREGESGGKRTRDYVKLVPILPFYRIYFDDGTFFDYDGDPVSTRRQIADLAPEDLAGYERFHADAQAIFERGFLELGYTHFGDMPTMLRVVPDLMRLDAVRTLFSFTSKYFQNPKMRQVFSFETLLVGGNPLSVPAIYAMIHFVEKTWGIHYAMGGTGALVDAFVRKFEEMGGTLRLNAGVQEILVTDDRGRPVRRPGGKRVARGLRLDSGEELHADIVVSNGDWANTYLKRVPAAARLVNSDVRVKAARQSMSLLVIYFGFRREGPELNLRHHNIILGPRYEELLTEIFGKKVLGRDFSQYLHVPTLTDPTLAPEGHHAAYTLVPVPHNASGLDWTVEGPRLVERVYDFLEERGFIPNLRERLTHSEFITPDYFAQTLDSYLGNAFGPEPILAQSAYFRPHNRSEDVRNLYMVGAGAQPGGGTPSVMMSAKMTARLIAQDFGIHPSVRDGVPERSTAELAAD, from the coding sequence ATGACCCCTGAATCCTCTCCCCTGCCTGCCTCGTCCCGCCGCAAGACCGCCCTGATCGTCGGGGCGGGCATCGGGGGCCTGTCGCTGGGCATCCGCCTGCAGTCGCTGGGTTTCGATACAACCATCGTCGAGCGACTGGACCAGCCGGGCGGCCGCGCGTACCAGAAACGCACTGCCGACGGGTACGTGTTCGACATGGGCCCCACCGTGATCACAGTGCCGCACTTCATCGAGGAACTGTTCGCCCTGGAACGCGACAAGGGCATGCTGGCCGAGCCGGACTACCCCGCGCAGATCCTCGGCCCGGACGCCCGCGTGCGTGAGGGCGAGAGCGGCGGCAAACGCACCCGCGACTACGTGAAGCTCGTGCCGATCCTGCCGTTCTACCGCATCTACTTCGATGACGGCACCTTCTTCGACTACGACGGCGACCCGGTCAGCACCCGCCGCCAGATCGCGGACCTCGCCCCGGAGGACCTCGCGGGCTACGAGCGCTTCCACGCGGACGCGCAGGCGATCTTCGAACGCGGCTTTCTGGAACTGGGGTACACGCACTTCGGGGACATGCCCACCATGCTGCGGGTCGTGCCGGACCTGATGCGCCTGGACGCCGTGCGCACGCTGTTCTCGTTCACCAGCAAGTACTTCCAGAACCCGAAGATGCGTCAGGTGTTCTCCTTCGAGACGCTGCTGGTCGGCGGGAATCCCCTGAGCGTCCCGGCGATCTACGCGATGATCCACTTCGTGGAGAAGACCTGGGGCATCCACTACGCGATGGGCGGGACGGGTGCGCTCGTGGACGCCTTCGTGCGCAAGTTCGAGGAGATGGGCGGCACGCTACGCCTGAACGCCGGCGTGCAGGAAATCCTCGTGACCGACGACCGGGGCCGCCCGGTCCGCCGCCCCGGCGGGAAGCGCGTGGCGCGCGGCCTGCGGCTGGACAGCGGTGAGGAGCTGCACGCGGACATCGTCGTCAGCAACGGCGACTGGGCGAACACGTACCTCAAGCGCGTGCCCGCCGCCGCGCGCCTCGTGAACAGCGACGTGCGCGTTAAGGCCGCCCGCCAGAGCATGAGCCTGCTGGTCATCTACTTCGGTTTCCGCAGGGAAGGCCCGGAGCTGAACCTGCGCCACCACAACATCATCCTCGGGCCGCGCTACGAGGAACTGCTCACCGAGATCTTCGGGAAGAAGGTCCTGGGCCGCGACTTCAGCCAGTACCTGCACGTCCCCACCCTGACCGACCCCACCCTGGCCCCCGAGGGCCACCACGCCGCGTACACGCTGGTGCCCGTCCCGCACAACGCCAGCGGCCTCGACTGGACCGTGGAAGGACCCAGACTGGTCGAGCGGGTCTACGACTTCCTGGAGGAACGCGGATTCATTCCGAATCTGCGCGAGCGCCTGACGCACAGCGAGTTCATCACGCCCGACTACTTCGCCCAGACCCTCGACAGTTACCTCGGCAACGCCTTCGGGCCGGAGCCGATCCTCGCGCAGAGCGCGTACTTCCGCCCGCACAACCGCAGCGAGGACGTCCGCAACCTCTACATGGTGGGCGCGGGCGCGCAGCCCGGCGGCGGCACGCCCAGCGTCATGATGAGCGCCAAGATGACCGCCCGCCTGATCGCGCAGGACTTCGGCATTCACCCCAGCGTCCGCGACGGCGTGCCGGAACGGAGCACGGCCGAACTGGCCGCCGACTGA
- a CDS encoding phytoene/squalene synthase family protein has protein sequence MTFTSASPPGLDRAVAHCQDVTREHSKTFYLGSRFFPMAQRRAVWAVYAACRDGDDIVDELTGHAAQVGLERWWARVQAAFAGRPGDHPIDTALAWAAREYPIPLSAFEELHQGLRMDLRGHEYRSMDDLMLYCRRVAGVVGFMIAPVSGYSGGERTLHAALMLGQAMQLTNILRDVGEDLTRGRVYLPSDLLAEFHVSRADLDRGVVTPEYRALMRHLSALAREWYAEGRQGIPCLHGSARLAVATAARAYEGILDDLARNDFDNFGRRAHVSGTRKLLMLPQAWWELRSAPASLS, from the coding sequence CTGACCTTCACCTCCGCATCCCCCCCCGGACTGGACCGGGCCGTGGCGCACTGTCAGGACGTGACGCGGGAGCACAGCAAGACCTTCTATCTGGGGTCGCGCTTCTTTCCCATGGCGCAGCGGCGCGCCGTGTGGGCCGTGTATGCCGCGTGCCGCGACGGGGACGACATCGTGGACGAACTGACCGGGCACGCCGCGCAGGTCGGGCTGGAACGCTGGTGGGCCCGCGTGCAGGCAGCGTTCGCCGGGCGGCCCGGCGATCACCCGATCGACACGGCGCTCGCCTGGGCGGCCCGCGAGTACCCCATTCCGCTCTCGGCGTTCGAGGAACTGCACCAGGGGCTGCGCATGGATCTGCGCGGTCACGAGTACCGCAGCATGGACGACCTGATGCTGTACTGCCGCCGGGTGGCGGGCGTGGTGGGTTTCATGATCGCGCCGGTCAGCGGGTACAGCGGTGGCGAACGCACCCTGCACGCCGCGCTGATGCTGGGACAGGCGATGCAGCTGACGAACATCCTGCGGGACGTGGGCGAGGACCTCACGCGCGGGCGGGTGTATCTACCCTCGGACCTGCTGGCCGAGTTCCATGTGAGCCGCGCCGATCTGGACCGCGGCGTGGTCACACCCGAGTACCGCGCGCTCATGCGGCACCTGAGCGCCCTGGCCCGCGAGTGGTACGCGGAGGGCCGCCAGGGCATCCCCTGCCTGCACGGCAGCGCCCGGCTGGCCGTGGCGACCGCCGCCCGCGCGTACGAGGGCATTCTGGACGACCTCGCGCGGAACGACTTCGACAACTTCGGGCGGCGCGCGCACGTCAGCGGGACCCGCAAACTGCTGATGCTGCCGCAGGCGTGGTGGGAACTGCGCAGCGCGCCCGCCAGCCTGTCCTGA
- a CDS encoding class I SAM-dependent methyltransferase: MNPVPRAAQDQENLNPDRSAGVALSAAQRSNLSPLTAWGYAWWRARSLGLLGARGFTLEREAALFRALCRPAPGQHWLDVGTSAGFYAGVLARSGAQVTAADLSPAMLRVAAAREPHPSIRWTQLNVEASDLPSTSFDGITVGATLNETRDPARLLLELSRLVRPGGQVWLMYLPRTAGPLQALLSRPSLGGLTFPDPAWVARQLPGCGRTDGLSVGAVRFERFERSGGR, encoded by the coding sequence ATGAACCCTGTGCCCCGTGCCGCGCAGGACCAAGAAAACCTGAATCCCGACCGGTCGGCAGGGGTGGCCCTCTCGGCCGCCCAGCGCAGCAACCTCTCGCCCCTGACCGCCTGGGGGTACGCGTGGTGGCGGGCGCGGTCGCTGGGCCTTCTGGGCGCGCGTGGCTTCACGCTGGAACGCGAGGCGGCCCTGTTCCGCGCGCTGTGCCGCCCCGCTCCGGGTCAGCACTGGCTGGACGTCGGGACCAGCGCCGGCTTCTACGCGGGCGTGCTGGCCCGCTCGGGCGCGCAGGTCACGGCAGCGGACCTGAGCCCGGCGATGCTGCGGGTCGCGGCCGCCCGTGAACCTCATCCCTCCATCCGCTGGACCCAGCTGAATGTGGAAGCCAGTGACCTCCCCTCGACCTCGTTCGACGGAATCACCGTGGGAGCGACGCTGAATGAGACGCGTGATCCGGCGCGCCTGCTGCTGGAGCTGTCCCGGCTGGTGCGTCCGGGCGGGCAGGTATGGCTGATGTACCTGCCGCGAACGGCAGGGCCGCTTCAGGCGCTGCTGTCCCGCCCCTCTCTGGGCGGACTGACCTTCCCGGACCCGGCCTGGGTGGCCCGGCAGCTGCCCGGCTGCGGGCGCACGGACGGGCTGAGCGTGGGGGCAGTGCGGTTCGAGCGCTTCGAGCGGTCCGGGGGCCGGTGA
- a CDS encoding phage holin family protein, which yields MEERKSMGGALVDVFDAGVTLVKSEISSVARKAGQIAKAKGVGAVLLFAATGPLVLGLIFIILAVFYGLMRLGLGAWAAALIIALVSFAVTGALIFMGLKKLGADVHMDEPRIRRDSMDDTTPTSTSATTGSAAPAASGSNAARDSHNDSGPKVELRRDAQDHAAGETRVLHEADGMATVRTEEGSVTVPVYESKPGGEAAHYGSGLNKKISGHHDHDPNLQEPRVLKDAPGISVSTTPTFREDMNKGGK from the coding sequence ATGGAAGAACGCAAGAGCATGGGAGGCGCACTCGTCGACGTATTCGACGCGGGCGTCACCCTCGTCAAATCGGAGATCAGCTCCGTCGCCCGCAAAGCCGGTCAGATCGCCAAAGCCAAGGGCGTGGGCGCCGTCCTGCTGTTCGCCGCTACCGGGCCCCTGGTCCTGGGTCTGATCTTCATCATCCTGGCCGTGTTCTACGGTCTGATGCGCCTGGGCCTGGGCGCCTGGGCCGCCGCGCTGATCATCGCCCTGGTCAGCTTCGCCGTCACCGGTGCCCTGATCTTCATGGGGCTCAAGAAACTCGGCGCCGACGTTCACATGGACGAACCCCGCATCCGGAGGGACAGCATGGACGACACCACCCCCACTTCCACCTCGGCCACCACTGGTAGCGCGGCGCCCGCCGCCAGCGGCAGCAACGCCGCTCGCGACTCGCACAACGACAGCGGCCCCAAGGTCGAACTGCGCCGCGACGCGCAGGACCACGCCGCCGGAGAGACCCGCGTGCTGCACGAGGCCGATGGTATGGCTACCGTCCGCACGGAGGAGGGTTCTGTCACCGTGCCCGTGTACGAGAGCAAACCCGGCGGGGAAGCCGCCCACTACGGCAGCGGCCTGAACAAGAAGATCAGCGGGCACCACGACCACGACCCCAACCTGCAGGAACCCAGGGTGCTGAAAGACGCCCCAGGGATCAGCGTCAGCACCACCCCCACCTTCCGCGAGGACATGAACAAAGGCGGCAAGTGA
- a CDS encoding aminopeptidase codes for MSADLLPYAPDLHAALLADYCLSAAPGERLLVAGGQEATPLIRAVTRALLSRGARPVVRVDYPGQLEDFAELASDAVLDAIHPADLSDVEALDGSLRVLTPAEPRSVDAARRARLLAANAPVASARARRKWSLTLYPTVYAAAQAGMSEVQFGDFVMRAMFLDRADPVAAWGEVRATQARIIERLTRADVVRIEAPGTDLTLRVGGRTWANSDGKRNMPSGEVFTGPHEDSADGVVTFTVPAEYQGVMVRGARLEFRGGLVVNASADEGEAALLAALDTDPGARRLGELGIGTNGGIQVPTGNILFDEKIGGTVHLAIGRSYPETGGVNVSAVHWDLITDLRRGGRLSLDGEVVQENGQFLI; via the coding sequence ATGAGTGCAGATCTGCTTCCCTACGCCCCGGACCTTCACGCGGCCCTGCTGGCCGATTACTGCCTGTCGGCCGCGCCGGGCGAGCGGCTGCTGGTCGCGGGGGGGCAGGAGGCGACGCCGCTGATCCGCGCGGTGACGCGGGCGCTGCTGTCGCGCGGCGCGCGGCCCGTGGTGCGCGTGGACTACCCGGGGCAGCTGGAGGACTTCGCGGAACTGGCCAGTGACGCGGTGCTGGACGCCATTCACCCGGCGGACCTGTCGGACGTGGAGGCGCTGGACGGCAGCCTGCGCGTCCTGACGCCGGCCGAGCCCCGGAGTGTGGACGCCGCCCGGCGGGCGCGGCTGCTCGCGGCGAACGCGCCGGTCGCGTCGGCCCGCGCGCGGAGGAAGTGGAGCCTCACGCTGTACCCGACCGTGTACGCGGCGGCGCAGGCCGGTATGAGTGAAGTGCAGTTCGGGGATTTCGTGATGCGCGCCATGTTCCTCGACCGCGCCGACCCGGTGGCCGCCTGGGGTGAGGTGCGCGCGACGCAGGCCCGCATCATTGAGCGCCTGACCCGCGCGGACGTCGTGCGGATCGAGGCGCCCGGCACGGACCTGACCCTGCGCGTGGGGGGCCGCACCTGGGCGAACAGTGACGGCAAGCGCAACATGCCCAGCGGCGAGGTGTTCACCGGCCCGCACGAGGACAGCGCCGATGGCGTCGTGACGTTCACCGTGCCCGCCGAGTATCAGGGCGTGATGGTGCGCGGCGCGCGCTTGGAGTTCCGGGGTGGGCTGGTCGTGAACGCCAGCGCCGACGAGGGCGAGGCCGCGCTGCTGGCCGCGCTGGACACCGATCCGGGCGCGCGGCGCCTCGGGGAACTGGGCATCGGCACGAACGGCGGCATTCAGGTGCCGACCGGGAACATCCTGTTCGACGAGAAGATCGGCGGGACCGTGCACCTCGCCATCGGCAGGAGCTACCCGGAAACGGGCGGCGTGAACGTCAGCGCCGTGCACTGGGACCTGATCACGGACCTGCGCCGGGGGGGTCGCCTGAGCCTGGACGGCGAGGTCGTACAGGAGAACGGGCAGTTCCTGATCTGA
- the purU gene encoding formyltetrahydrofolate deformylase, whose protein sequence is MTVPPAALDPLNTAVLTITCPDRGGIVAAVSQFLHNHGANILHSDQHSTDPAGGTFFMRMEFHLAGLDLARDQFERAFATVVAAPFGMEWRVAYTTEPKRMALLVSRYDHCFLDLLWRKRRGELNIEIPLIISNHEDLRRDAEMFGIPFHVVPVTKDTKAEAEAEQVRLMHEAGADFAVLARYMQILSGDFLRSFGRPVINIHHSFLPAFVGANPYRAAFNRGVKLIGATSHYVTEELDAGPIIAQDVIPVTHRETPDSLMRIGRDVERQVLARAVKAHVEDRVLVYGNKTVVF, encoded by the coding sequence ATGACGGTGCCACCAGCCGCGCTCGACCCCCTGAACACCGCCGTCCTGACGATCACCTGCCCCGACCGAGGCGGGATCGTCGCGGCGGTCTCGCAGTTCCTGCACAACCACGGCGCGAACATCCTGCACAGCGACCAGCACAGCACCGACCCGGCGGGCGGTACGTTCTTCATGCGCATGGAATTCCACCTCGCGGGCCTGGACCTCGCCCGTGACCAGTTCGAGCGGGCTTTCGCGACCGTCGTCGCCGCGCCCTTCGGGATGGAGTGGCGCGTCGCGTACACCACGGAACCCAAACGCATGGCGCTGCTCGTCAGCCGCTACGACCACTGCTTCCTGGACCTGCTGTGGCGTAAACGCCGGGGCGAGCTGAACATCGAGATTCCGCTGATCATCAGCAACCACGAAGACCTGCGCCGCGACGCGGAGATGTTCGGCATTCCCTTCCACGTCGTGCCCGTCACGAAGGACACCAAGGCCGAGGCAGAAGCCGAGCAGGTCCGCCTGATGCACGAGGCGGGCGCGGACTTCGCCGTGCTGGCCCGCTACATGCAGATCCTCAGCGGGGACTTCCTGCGCAGCTTCGGGCGGCCCGTGATCAACATCCACCACTCGTTCCTCCCGGCGTTCGTCGGCGCGAACCCCTACCGCGCGGCGTTCAACCGGGGTGTGAAACTCATCGGCGCGACCAGCCATTACGTCACCGAGGAACTCGACGCCGGGCCGATCATCGCGCAGGACGTCATCCCAGTCACGCACCGCGAGACGCCCGACAGCCTGATGCGCATCGGGCGGGACGTGGAACGGCAGGTGCTGGCCCGCGCCGTGAAGGCGCACGTGGAAGACCGCGTGCTGGTGTACGGCAACAAGACCGTCGTGTTCTGA